A region from the Salidesulfovibrio onnuriiensis genome encodes:
- a CDS encoding FAD-binding protein codes for MNHIHCDVLVLGAGLAGLRAAWAAKEQGPALSVLVATGPSGPSGSSFANRNNALGMQVLESDQECADFAGEALALAAPGFAERRLVEILARESRDRFKELLELGLHFRREPSGELRRFTGCGSPHARAAVFDGLEHAFNQFLTKTKSCNVDFAIGLTIFGLLTQEGSCCGAWGLDDKGKPTVLHAPAVIMALGGPAPLYRHRVCGPGNPGLSLGMLAEAGARTANEGFLQFMWYDSQGRFHNPGPLLGGNTAILRQEGGRMVPDAREDLAAARAPHCPALYGHEDASLDELLLEHVRNDGWCRVQHGRETLHLALMAHAGNGGAVIDEHGRTSVPGLYAAGECATGMHGANRMGGGMVLAIQVFGRRAGMDAAMRALKSKAGNRDHQPPAEAFALHEDQYQLDMEFIRAGMQRHALFGPRPGLETFRKELAQIMDSCDDRRTLLAARSAKTICDALTG; via the coding sequence ATGAACCACATCCACTGCGACGTTCTCGTGCTCGGGGCGGGCCTGGCCGGGCTTCGGGCGGCATGGGCGGCCAAGGAACAAGGCCCGGCGCTTTCCGTACTGGTGGCCACCGGTCCGTCCGGGCCTTCGGGGTCCTCCTTTGCCAACCGCAACAACGCCCTGGGCATGCAGGTGCTTGAATCCGACCAGGAATGCGCCGACTTTGCCGGGGAGGCCCTTGCCCTGGCCGCGCCCGGATTCGCGGAGAGGCGTCTTGTGGAAATACTGGCCAGGGAAAGCCGGGACCGCTTCAAGGAATTGCTGGAACTGGGCCTGCACTTCCGGCGCGAACCTTCCGGGGAATTGCGGCGTTTTACCGGCTGCGGCAGTCCGCACGCCCGGGCCGCAGTCTTTGACGGCCTCGAACACGCTTTCAATCAATTTCTCACAAAAACAAAGAGTTGCAATGTCGATTTTGCAATCGGCCTGACCATCTTCGGCCTGCTGACACAGGAGGGAAGTTGCTGCGGAGCCTGGGGGCTGGACGACAAGGGCAAGCCCACGGTGCTGCACGCCCCGGCCGTGATTATGGCCCTGGGCGGCCCGGCCCCCCTGTACCGGCACAGGGTGTGCGGACCGGGCAATCCCGGCCTTTCCCTGGGCATGCTTGCCGAGGCGGGGGCCCGCACCGCCAATGAAGGTTTTCTGCAATTCATGTGGTACGACAGCCAGGGGCGCTTCCACAATCCAGGCCCCCTGCTGGGCGGCAACACGGCCATCCTTCGCCAGGAAGGTGGACGCATGGTCCCGGACGCACGCGAGGATCTCGCCGCAGCCCGCGCGCCCCATTGCCCGGCCCTCTACGGGCATGAGGACGCCAGCCTGGACGAACTGCTGCTGGAGCATGTCAGGAACGACGGCTGGTGCCGCGTGCAGCATGGCCGGGAAACCCTGCACCTGGCGCTCATGGCCCATGCGGGCAATGGCGGGGCCGTCATCGACGAGCACGGCCGGACCTCGGTGCCCGGCCTGTATGCCGCGGGCGAATGCGCCACGGGCATGCACGGGGCCAACCGCATGGGCGGCGGCATGGTGCTGGCCATCCAGGTCTTCGGCAGGCGCGCCGGAATGGACGCCGCAATGCGGGCCTTGAAGTCAAAGGCCGGGAATCGGGACCATCAGCCCCCGGCCGAGGCCTTTGCCCTGCATGAGGATCAGTACCAGCTGGACATGGAATTCATCCGCGCTGGAATGCAGCGGCACGCCCTGTTCGGACCGCGCCCCGGACTGGAAACCTTCCGCAAGGAACTGGCGCAGATCATGGATTCCTGCGACGACCGCCGCACCCTGCTGGCCGCCCGCTCGGCCAAGACCATCTGCGACGCCTTGACCGGGTAA
- a CDS encoding PhzF family phenazine biosynthesis isomerase gives MEKTITVLLVDAFTTVPGKGNRAGVVLDATGLDDGQMQAIATLVNVSETAFMIPTPDRDDHELWVRYFTPAMEVPTCGHATIGSHFARSTALGMNNGRVVARIGAGILPVDIGMENNRRTIVMTQGEIIFTPEYGETLRDEILEALGLDASDLIEGLPVQEVSTGHSKVMVPITSVERLDSLRPDMERLREISGRIACNGYFVFAFNDETDECLTSGRMFAPAAGIDEDPVTGNGNGPCGAYLSRYGRIPDAPVFAYKGRQGVTMGREGVIEVTVHRENGAPKTIQVGGTAVEAGSMEVLLTEDASGKPCARPVSS, from the coding sequence ATGGAAAAAACAATCACCGTTCTTCTGGTGGACGCCTTCACCACCGTTCCCGGCAAGGGCAACCGCGCGGGCGTGGTCCTCGACGCCACAGGCCTTGATGACGGCCAGATGCAGGCCATCGCCACCCTGGTCAACGTTTCGGAAACCGCCTTCATGATCCCCACGCCCGATCGGGACGACCATGAACTCTGGGTCCGCTATTTCACCCCGGCCATGGAGGTGCCCACCTGCGGACACGCCACCATCGGCTCGCACTTTGCCCGCTCCACGGCCCTGGGCATGAACAACGGCCGGGTGGTGGCCAGGATCGGCGCGGGCATCCTGCCCGTGGACATCGGCATGGAAAACAACAGGCGCACAATCGTCATGACCCAGGGCGAAATCATCTTCACGCCCGAGTATGGCGAAACGCTCAGGGACGAGATACTGGAGGCATTGGGGCTGGACGCTTCGGACCTGATCGAGGGGCTGCCCGTGCAGGAGGTCTCCACCGGCCACTCCAAGGTCATGGTGCCCATCACCTCGGTCGAAAGGCTGGACAGCCTCAGGCCGGACATGGAACGCCTCCGGGAGATCAGCGGACGGATCGCCTGCAACGGCTATTTCGTTTTCGCCTTCAACGATGAGACGGACGAGTGCCTGACCTCGGGCCGCATGTTCGCGCCCGCCGCGGGCATTGACGAGGACCCGGTCACGGGAAACGGCAACGGTCCGTGCGGAGCCTATCTTTCCAGGTACGGCAGGATTCCGGACGCGCCGGTCTTTGCCTACAAGGGCCGCCAAGGCGTGACCATGGGCAGGGAAGGCGTCATCGAGGTCACGGTGCACCGCGAAAACGGCGCGCCCAAAACCATTCAGGTGGGGGGAACGGCCGTGGAGGCCGGATCCATGGAAGTGCTGCTTACTGAGGACGCCTCGGGGAAGCCATGCGCCCGTCCTGTTTCGTCTTGA
- the gmhB gene encoding D-glycero-beta-D-manno-heptose 1,7-bisphosphate 7-phosphatase has product MGKRFVLLDRDGTVIVDKHYLHDPDGVELLPGAVEGLRRMRELGFGLALLTNQSGVGRGYFSEDDMHACNDRLVKMLAEQGVVIDAVYHCPHAPEENCRCRKPEPGMMIQASEELRFDPFEAFMIGDKCADVLLGKNTGAVSILVRTGKGAKEEAKCGDAADYVVDDLRGAAEVIAELKTKQDGRMASPRRPQ; this is encoded by the coding sequence ATGGGCAAACGTTTCGTTCTGCTGGACCGCGACGGCACGGTGATCGTGGACAAGCATTACCTGCACGATCCGGACGGGGTGGAGCTGCTGCCCGGTGCGGTCGAGGGCCTGCGCCGCATGCGGGAGCTGGGATTCGGCCTGGCACTGCTCACCAACCAGAGTGGAGTGGGGCGCGGTTATTTTTCCGAGGACGACATGCACGCCTGCAACGACCGGCTGGTGAAAATGCTGGCCGAACAGGGCGTCGTGATCGATGCGGTCTACCATTGCCCGCACGCGCCGGAAGAAAACTGCCGCTGCCGCAAGCCCGAGCCGGGCATGATGATCCAGGCTTCCGAGGAACTGCGTTTCGATCCGTTCGAGGCCTTCATGATCGGCGACAAATGCGCGGACGTGCTTCTGGGGAAGAATACGGGAGCGGTCTCCATCCTGGTGCGCACCGGCAAGGGCGCGAAGGAGGAGGCCAAGTGCGGCGACGCGGCCGATTACGTGGTGGACGACCTGCGCGGGGCCGCCGAGGTCATTGCCGAGCTCAAGACGAAACAGGACGGGCGCATGGCTTCCCCGAGGCGTCCTCAGTAA
- the pdxA gene encoding 4-hydroxythreonine-4-phosphate dehydrogenase PdxA encodes MSQHTLCITVGDPGGLGPELIKRSLPGALDGEWKYLVIGPRVALERILEPGEEPYWTVLEEPEDIADAGPGIYLYQPPELSRIGYPVGAPSMEGGLASGAALKKAVEVLKAGLAQGLLTCPLNKAMLQKAGYDFPGHTEFLAEHFGVGADGVCMHLCGHDLDGAGGPLLRVSLVTTHPPLAEVPSLVSRERILRCLRLTSRFLKSLCLHGPIAVCGLNPHAGESGRIGQEEEKTVIPAIRAAQEEGLNVEGPFPADTVFHFAAKGQYPAVLAMYHDQGLAPLKLLHFGEAVNVTLGLPYPRTSPDHGTGYDVVGTGKASTRSFLSALDMVRKMILGCGERA; translated from the coding sequence ATGAGCCAGCATACATTGTGCATCACCGTGGGCGATCCAGGCGGGCTTGGCCCGGAACTCATCAAGCGCAGCCTGCCCGGCGCGCTGGACGGGGAATGGAAATATCTGGTCATCGGCCCGCGCGTGGCCCTGGAGCGCATCCTGGAGCCGGGCGAGGAACCTTACTGGACCGTGCTGGAGGAACCCGAGGACATCGCGGACGCTGGTCCGGGCATCTATCTCTACCAGCCGCCCGAGCTTTCGCGCATCGGCTACCCCGTGGGCGCGCCGTCCATGGAGGGCGGGCTGGCCTCTGGCGCGGCCCTGAAAAAGGCCGTGGAAGTGCTCAAGGCCGGGCTGGCCCAAGGGCTGCTCACCTGCCCTCTGAACAAGGCCATGCTCCAGAAGGCCGGGTATGATTTCCCGGGGCATACGGAATTTCTGGCCGAGCATTTCGGCGTGGGCGCGGACGGGGTGTGCATGCACCTGTGCGGCCACGATCTGGACGGCGCGGGCGGACCCCTGCTGCGCGTCAGCCTTGTGACGACCCATCCGCCCCTGGCCGAGGTCCCTTCCCTGGTTTCCCGCGAGCGCATCCTGCGCTGTTTGCGGCTGACCAGCCGGTTCCTGAAAAGCCTCTGCCTGCACGGGCCCATTGCCGTGTGCGGGCTCAACCCCCACGCCGGGGAATCCGGCAGGATCGGCCAGGAAGAGGAAAAGACCGTTATCCCGGCCATACGGGCGGCGCAGGAAGAAGGACTCAACGTGGAAGGGCCGTTCCCGGCGGATACGGTGTTCCATTTCGCGGCCAAGGGGCAGTATCCGGCCGTGTTGGCCATGTATCACGACCAGGGGCTGGCCCCGCTCAAGCTGCTGCACTTCGGCGAGGCCGTCAACGTGACCCTGGGCCTGCCGTATCCGCGCACCTCGCCGGACCACGGCACGGGCTACGACGTGGTGGGCACGGGCAAGGCCTCCACCAGGAGCTTCCTGTCCGCCCTGGACATGGTCCGAAAGATGATCCTGGGTTGCGGGGAGCGGGCGTGA